One region of Mycteria americana isolate JAX WOST 10 ecotype Jacksonville Zoo and Gardens chromosome 17, USCA_MyAme_1.0, whole genome shotgun sequence genomic DNA includes:
- the SETX gene encoding putative helicase senataxin isoform X4, with product MVTCSQIVYNYNTEKPQKDTGWKTAICPDYCPNMYEDMQTLANVLQSDIGRDMRVHHSTFLWFLPFVQSLMDLKDLGVAYIVEVIHYLCSEIKDTLHERIQQCDKISEFFLLILVSIIELHRNKRCLHLLWISSQEWVEAVVRCAKLPAIAFTRCTEKTSGHCVRGSSAISLQASNSVQHACVQLIRSLLKEGCQIGQHALCKQYLDKLNLLLRGNLSLGWQLNIQETQELQTCLKHVIRSIKDRALNTPVPVGNNANSTTLPTVSIKQEKSAHGDGCKMSVRGRDDHCSPLAVTSKEGGDEDCQENPFSRRKSAWEEECSDASKSSRSWTSTEGLMMNKKELNNLTTQEYVCPQNSSATKVCGKAQENRNNGLVAGKCDTGNQCFNPNAQHSDFRRGGELENKCEAGPVTPMHLAAQTRIGSPEHVYSSDVKESSMSPSSSSKFKVDVHRLANLKNKVQKTEWLSKVLQPAKPRDLKNCSSATSASKAEVEQLKFCTGYLCTSKDCHKHQGANTVCENEISVDTLSSRTCESTREKSVNSAFQSRLVPTKQVSKETPLVCSSSSKNEPGMQENEGGGIVLSGISDALLKEASTEEKSSSLLKSVFKKDTDMQTSDQQQPNLNDLVKYDCKGQISKTFCMDKTSANGHVPSSSENKRDISNPASQIRPLSMKCESSDRLFEFSKYFKRENNSVRKKEEDFVKMVSEDNALTDSQVDRELSKLSLAAYAKSVNFSFDSSQESSVHHNVCDIKRKVKGAVRSSSDGQSTSSPCDADCLDNKVIIISDSSDEDDDVADKEETKKMNENVSPEMQPSTSSCLSDSDIKIESKKPSSPLSLEDCESQYFEFETEDDVFSVWQDTQAYSTEATPEYKQDHVSTSVDGNSGGLLSDHTNDWGYDVDYVSDDTMEEEATLMEKQVGNSSHQKEADNTKEVTSSTLQESISKGNAKDQLENFADKGTVAKDFTLDSKLTEPRASTSNISLASKLALKKNNTSPRKNIAKSKVARTIQRSPKKPPVLKIAQNKKLLQSTSKNSQAGRSMPAVVPPRKVRQYPAPASTVEKLGLKKAPRKACDLSQRSLESLAQLRSYGKAAGRVAVAPKQKIKVIAPQNLSIKHNKKLLACQDLQFLRQTRPKKSVRMKNRAGNSESRIKKGGKVDAKSMKQKPKSFDLASVERPVENRREKKGEETVCPSASERKFESCSVEEETCVSKMPSSSDSNRKSEDNSMVVPPVPMDSSLSSAALVGDDKDEPSGKGCVVQPESEKTTSKESGSKPNEHSEDDDDLFLTQLDPVDMELCSEEGSVQDTTIASKNPEEMDTAESLQQNESSSIVKCKYKDCMEKVEKLGEYCSKHSATSSEADHLFAKPSLLPPSKIRKPSTTKIFSSPSSSRNAAFSKDLEDVKKLPPASKSKVNAAKPVAVRLPNVAVPVGNQTCKSPSFSNVPQPPISNNVLQSQNRQNNNVSNISRRPGREASYSSFLGAQQHDHSIFVNEVLKWTYEMFANSSQFGPPRNLLQSVVASVPVRFQGYNDYFNTFFPLMMLNAFETLAQDWIENQRVREKSYYFYLQNFYADLNTADFIAHFRESDLARQLHPKEDDLIFLVVQKKKDTFREESEMENHTVNHVGLVTRFSRASGYLTRQKEQHTVCHLSVQTRGNLSFFINKQVKCVVVGSLVTTHRTFKGLLLLSRSPLAKPIINPSYNDFCPRDLPIASESAASDMNEYNEGQKRAIETAYAMVKQHPGLPKICLIHGPPGTGKSKTIVGLLSRVLRENTRNEKATQKTNSRIKPNRFLVCAPSNAAVDELMKKIIVAFKEKCQNRQEPLGNCGDIKLVRLGAEKAINSEVRGFSLDKQVEHRMKRKPADCDLDIQKKKEALDRQLDMLSRQRAMHRCEKREVSQMLDDEIGRLSKERQQLASQLKEVRGHSQKVQADIILESDIICCTLSTSGGGLLDSVFWRQGLDPFSCVIVDEAGQACEVETLIPLIHRCNKLVLVGDPRQLPPTVKSVKAQEYGYDQSLMARLHRHLEEQVQKNILRSLPVVQLTVQYRMHPDICLFPSNYVYGRTLKTDKATEENRCSSEWPFQPYLIFDVGDGREERDNDSFSNPQEVKLVMELIRTIKEKRKDLGLRRIGIITPYSAQKKKIQEQLDRAFKNNSPGEVDTVDAFQGREKDCIIVTCVRANSTKGSIGFLASLQRLNVTITRARFSLFILGRLKTLMENKDWNELIQDAQKRGAIIKTSEKSYRKDAVKILKLKPTIQPPTIPGIKASPLQAASSSSRSGELANPGEASSPRELAAGAGRAVPQGSRGPQQPQGPQPADFRRGSASAPMEAAALPDREKPRDPRLASMASRTETKGKQQASKDSSRSAQSNPGSTSQQGLHVSSAARDQIYRTETCKKPQETMRQRDVPSTSPYTAWHEGYWRASVSKSSSKACSEGGQSSSSKRNEEYRVLMRRTSEETPENTESSNAKRRKTSR from the exons ATGGTTACTTGCAGTCAGATTGTGTATAATTATAACACAGAAAAGCCTcaaaag gatACTGGATGGAAGACTGCCATTTGTCCGGACTACTGCCCCAACATGTATGAAGATATGCAAACACTGGCTAATGTGCTTCAGTCAGATATTGGCAGAGATATGCGTGTCCATCACAGCACATTTCTGTGGTTCCTCCCTTTTGTTCAGTCACTTATGGATCTCAAGGACTTGGGCGTAGCATATATAGTAGAAGTCATTCACTATCTCTGCTCGGAAATCAAAGATACTCTCCATGAAAGAATCCAGCAGTGTGACAAAATCTCTGAATTTTTTCTCCTGATCCTGGTGTCCATTATTGaactacacagaaataaaaggtgCCTGCATTTGCTATGGATTAGCTCCCAAGAATGGGTGGAAGCAGTGGTGAGATGTGCCAAGCTTCCAGCTATAGCATTTACCCGGTGCACTGAAAAAACATCTGGACACTGTGTGAGAGGTTCATCAGCAATATCTTTACAAGCTTCTAACTCTGTGCAGCACGCCTGTGTGCAGCTGATACGCAGCCTTCTTAAAGAAGGTTGTCAAATTGGGCAGCATGCTCTTTGCAAGCAATACCTAGACAAACTCAATCTTCTTCTGCGAGGAAACCTATCTTTAGGTTGGCAGCTGAACATCCAGGAAACCCAGGAATTACAAACGTGTTTAAAGCATGTTATAAGAAGTATAAAGGACAGAGCATTGAATACCCCTGTGCCTGTAGGAAACAATGCAAACTCTACAACTTTGCCTACCGTTTCTATAAAGCAAGAGAAGAGCGCACATGGTGATGGATGCAAAATGAGTGTACGTGGCAGAGATGACCATTGTTCACCACTTGCTGTCACATCGAAGGAAGGCGGAGATGAAGATTGTCAAGAGAACCCTTTCTCTAGAAGAAAGAGTGCCTGGGAAGAGGAATGTAGTGATGCATCTAAAAGTTCAAGATCTTGGACGTCCACAGAAGGCCTCATGATGAATAAAAAGGAACTTAATAACTTGACAACTCAGGAGTATGTCTGCCCACAGAACTCTTCAGCAACAAAAGTATGTGGGAAAGCTCAGGAAAACAGGAACAATGGTCTCGTGGCAGGGAAATGCGATACGGGTAATCAGTGCTTTAATCCAAATGCCCAGCATTCAGATTTCAGAAGAGGTGGAGAGTTGGAAAACAAATGTGAAGCAGGACCCGTAACACCAATGCATCTGGCTGCTCAAACTCGTATTGGTTCTCCAGAACATGTTTACAGCTCAGATGTAAAGGAAAGCAGTATGTCTCCCAGTTCCTCTTCAAAGTTTAAAGTAGATGTGCATAGACTTGCAAATTTGAAAAACAAGGTACAGAAAACGGAATGGCTCTCAAAAGTATTGCAGCCAGCGAAGCCACGCGACTTGAAAAACTGCAGTTCAGCAACAAGTGCTTCAAAAGCAGAGGTAGAGCAACTAAAGTTTTGCACTGGCTATCTGTGTACAAGCAAAGATTGTCATAAACATCAGGGAGCGAATACTGTGTgtgaaaatgaaatctctgtTGATACTCTGTCTTCAAGGACTTGTGAAAGTACACGGGAGAAAAGTGTCAACAGTGCTTTTCAATCCAGACTGGTCCCCACTAAACAGGTATCAAAAGAAACACCACTAGTTTGCTCTAGCTCCTCTAAAAATGAACCTGGTATGCAGGAAAATGAAGGTGGTGGTATTGTGCTTTCAGGGATTAGTGATGCCTTACTGAAAGAAGCATCCACTGAAGAAAAATCGAGTTCATTGTTGAAGTCTGTGTTTAAGAAGGACACTGACATGCAAACTTCAGACCAGCAACAGCCTAATCTAAATGACTTGGTTAAATATGACTGTAAAGGTcaaatttcaaagacattttgtaTGGATAAAACTTCAGCAAATGGTCATGTTCCATCTAGCTCTGAAAACAAGAGGGATATATCCAACCCTGCTTCTCAGATCAGGCCACTGTCAATGAAGTGTGAATCAAGTGACAGGTTGTTCgaattttcaaagtatttcaagagagaaaacaattcagtgaggaagaaagaggaggatttTGTGAAGATGGTTTCTGAAGATAATGCTTTAACAGACTCCCAGGTTGATAGAGAACTCAGTAAATTATCTTTAGCTGCATATGCCAAAAGTGTCAATTTTTCCTTTGATTCAAGCCAAGAAAGCTCAGTACATCATAATGTATGTGATATTAAAAGGAAAGTGAAAGGTGCTGTAAGATCTTCCAGTGATGGCCAAAGTACCAGCTCTCCCTGTGATGCAGATTGCCTTGACAATAAAGTCATTATAATTTCAGACTCTtctgatgaagatgatgatgtggCTGacaaggaggaaacaaaaaaaatgaatgaaaatgtgtCCCCTGAAATGCAGCCTTCAACTTCCAGCTGTCTTTCTGATAGTGATATCAAAATAGAATCAAAGAAGCCAAGCTCTCCCTTGTCACTGGAAGACTGTGAGTCTCAGTACTTTGAATTTGAAACAGAAGATGATGTCTTTTCGGTTTGGCAAGATACTCAAGCGTATAGTACGGAAGCAACTCCAGAGTATAAACAAGATCATGTTTCAACATCGGTTGATGGTAATTCAGGTGGCTTACTGAGTGATCACACAAATGACTGGGGTTATGATGTGGATTACGTAAGTGATGATACCATGGAAGAAGAAGCAACCTTGATGGAAAAGCAGGTAGGAAATAGTTCTCATCAGAAAGAAGCTGATAATACAAAAGAAGTAACTAGTTCAACACTGCAAGAATCTATTAGTAAGGGAAATGCAAAAGATCAACTGGAGAATTTTGCAGACAAAGGTACTGTTGCTAAAGACTTCACCCTGGACTCAAAATTGACTGAACCCAGAGCATCTACATCTAACATCTCATTAGCTTCAAAATTGGCCCTTAAGAAAAATAATACGAGCCCACGGAAGAATATAGCAAAATCTAAGGTAGCAAGAACTATTCAAAGAAGTCCTAAAAAACCTCCTGTTCTTAAAatagcacaaaataaaaagctaCTTCAAAGTACATCAAAAAATTCTCAAGCTGGCAGGTCGATGCCTGCTGTGGTTCCTCCAAGGAAAGTTCGGCAGTATCCTGCACCAGCATCAACTGTAGAAAAACTAGGTCTGAAGAAGGCGCCCCGCAAAGCATGTGACTTATCCCAGCGCTCTTTAGAGAGTCTAGCACAATTGCGCAGCTATGGTAAAGCTGCTGGGAGAGTTGCAGTTGCACCGAAACAGAAGATTAAAGTAATTGCTCCTCAGAATTTGTctataaaacataataaaaaattgCTAGCCTGCCAAGACCTTCAGTTTTTAAGGCAGACAAGGCCCAAGAAAAGTGTCAGGATGAAAAATCGTGCAGGAAATTCTGAGAGTAGAATCAAAAAAGGTGGCAAAGTGGATGCAAAATCTATGAAACAAAAGCCTAAAAGTTTTGACCTGGCATCTGTTGAAAGACCTGTTGAAAAccgaagagagaaaaaaggggaggagaCTGTTTGTCCTTCTGCCAGCGAGAGAAAATTTGAAAGCTGCTCTGTGGAGGAGGAGACGTGCGTCTCTAAAATGCCTAGTTCTTCAGACTCAAACAGAAAATCAGAGGATAACAGTATGGTGGTTCCTCCTGTACCTATGGATTCAAGTCTCTCTTCTGCTGCACTTGTTGGAGATGATAAAGACGAACCTTCAGGAAAAGGTTGCGTTGTCCAGCCTGAGAGTGAGAAGACAACTTCAAAAGAAAGTGGGTCTAAACCAAATGAACAcagtgaagatgatgatgatcTATTTTTAACTCAGTTAGATCCTGTGGATATGGAATTATGTTCTGAGGAGGGCAGTGTTCAAGATACTACTATAGCTAGTAAAAACCCAGAGGAAATGGATACTGCCGAGAGCCTTCAGCAGAATGAATCCTCGAGTATTGTGAAATGTAAGTACAAAGACTGTatggaaaaagtggaaaaactAGGAGAGTACTGTAGTAAGCATTCAGCCACCAGCTCAGAAGCAGATCACTTGTTTGCCAAACCTTCTCTCCTGCCACCTTCTAAAATAAGAAAGCCTTCCACTACCAAAATTTTCAGCTCACCAAGTTCTTCACGGAATGCAGCCTTCAGCAAAGATCTTGAAGATGTTAAAAAGCTACCGCCAGCTTCAAAAAGCAAAGTGAATGCAGCAAAACCGGTGGCAGTCAGGCTACCAAACGTGGCTGTGCCAGTAGGAAATCAAACATGCAAGTCTCCAAGTTTCAGTAATGTACCTCAACCCCCTATTTCTAATAACGTTCTCCAGTCGCAAAACAGACAGAACAACAATGTGTCAAATATTTCCAGAAGGCCTGGCCGAGAAGCatcttattcttcctttcttggtGCTCAGCAACATGATCATagtatttttgttaatgaagTCCTGAAGTGGACTTACGAAATGTTCGCAAACTCCAGCCAGTTTGGACCTCCACGTAATCTCTTGCAGTCTGTGGTAGCCTCTGTTCCTGTCCGATTTCAGGGATACAATgactattttaatacatttttccccttGATGATGCTGAATGCCTTTGAAACA CTGGCACAAGACTGGATAGAAAACCAGAGAGTAAGAGAGAAGAGTTACTACTTCTACTTACAGAACTTCTATGCTGACTTGAATACAGCAGATTTTATAG CTCATTTTCGAGAAAGTGATTTGGCAAGGCAGCTTCATCCAAAGGAGGATGACTTAATCTTTTTGGTGgtccaaaagaaaaaagacacctttaGGGAAGAAAGTGAGATGGAGAACCATACAGTGAATCACGTTGGTCTTGTGACACGATTTTCTCGTGCGTCTGGCTATTTAACTA GACAAAAGGAACAGCATACAGTCTGTCATCTTTCTGTGCAAACTCGAGGCAATTTGTCATTCTTCATAAATAAGCAAGTGAAGTGCGTGGTGGTTGGCTCCCTGGTGACCACACACCGAACATTCAAAGGTTTACTACTATTGAGCAGGAGTCCCCTGGCTAAACCCATCATAAATCCAAGTTACAATGACTTCTGTCCCAGAGATTTGCCCATAGCTTCAGAAAGTGCT GCATCAGATATGAACGAATACAATGAAGGTCAAAAGAGAGCTATTGAGACAGCTTATGCCATGGTAAAACAACATCCAGGGCTTCCCAAGATCTGCCTCATCCACGGACCACCTGGAACAGGGAAATCAAAAACTATTGTTGGACTTCTGTCTCGTGTTTTGAGAGAA AACACTAGGAATGAGAAAGCAACTCAAAAAACAAATTCCAGGATCAAGCCAAACCGTTTTCTGGTTTGTGCGCCATCAAATGCTGCTGTTGATGAACTCATGAAAAAGATCATCGTTGCATTTAAGGAAAAATGCCAAAACAGACAGGAGCCTTTGG GAAATTGTGGTGATATCAAATTGGTGCGACTTGGTGCTGAAAAGGCAATCAACAGTGAAGTCCGGGGATTTAGCTTGGATAAGCAAGTTGAACATAGAATGA AACGAAAGCCAGCTGACTGTGACCTggatattcagaagaaaaaagaagctctGGATCGACAGCTGGACATGCTGTCTCGTCAGCGTGCCATGCACAGATGTGAGAAGAGGGAGGTA AGTCAAATGTTAGATGATGAAATTGGCAGACTTTCCAAGGAGAGACAGCAGCTTGCTTCTCAGCTAAAGGAG GTTCGGGGGCACTCTCAGAAGGTACAGGCAGATATCATCTTGGAGTCCGACATCATCTGCTGCACACTGAGCACAAGCGGAGGTGGTCTGCTGGATTCTGTTTTTTGGCGGCAAGGACTTGATCCTTTCAGCTGTGTCATTGTGGATGAG GCAGGGCAGGCCTGTGAGGTCGAAACACTGATTCCACTGATCCATCGCTGTAATAAACTTGTCCTTGTTGGAGATCCCAGACAGCTCCCTCCTACTGTAAAATCAGTA AAAGCTCAGGAATATGGCTACGATCAGTCCTTGATGGCACGCCTGCACAGACACCTGGAGGAGCAAGTGCAGAAGAACATTTTACGAAGCTTGCCAGTTGTGCAGCTGACTGTGCAGTACAGGATGCACCCTGACATCTGCCTCTTCCCATCCAATTACGTTTATGGCAGGACTCTAAAGACTGACAA AGCAACAGAAGAGAACAGATGTTCTTCAGAGTGGCCATTCCAGCCCTACCTTATTTTTGATGTAGGAGATGGTCGTGAGGAGCGAGACAATGA CTCTTTTAGTAATCCTCAGGAGGTGAAGCTGGTGATGGAATTAATTagaacaattaaagaaaaaaggaaggatcTGGGTCTTCGTCGCATTGGAATAATTACCCCATACAgtgcacagaagaagaaaattcaagaaCAACTGGACAGAGCGTTTAAGAATAACAG CCCGGGAGAAGTGGACACAGTGGATGCATTCCAGGGACGAGAGAAAGACTGCATCATAGTGACGTGTGTCCGGGCAAACAGCACTAAAGGGTCAATTGG GTTTCTGGCAAGTCTTCAGCGTCTGAATGTTACAATTACCCGAGCCAGATTCAGCCTCTTCATCCTCGGAAGACTGAAAACACTCATG gaaaataaagactgGAATGAGTTGATTCAGGATGCTCAGAAAAGAGGTGCCATTATCAAGACATCAGAAAAAAGCTACAGGAAAGATGCTGTTAAGATTTTGAAGCTCAAGCCAACAATACAGCCCCCAACCATACCAGGGATAAAGGCATCTCCTCTGCAGGCTGCTTCTTCCAGTAGCAGGAGTGGTGAGCTTGCAAATCCAGGGGAGGCCAGCAGCCCACGGGAACTCGCTGCTGGTGCTGGCCGTGCAGTGCCACAAGGAAGCAGAGGGCCCCAGCAGCCACAGGGGCCTCAGCCTGCAGACTTCAGGAGAGGCAGTGCCTCCGCACCCATGGAGGCAGCAGCGCTTCCTGATCGAGAGAAACCGCGCGATCCAAGGCTGGCAAGTATGGCTAGTAGAACTGAAACAAAAGGGAAGCAGCAGGCCTCAAAAGATAGCAGTCGGTCAGCCCAGAGCAATCCAGGATCAACGTCACAGCAAGGCCTCCATGTGTCTTCAGCTGCCAGGGATCAGATTTACAGAACAGAAACTTGTAAGAAGCCCCAGGAAACAATGAGACAACGCGACGTGCCTTCCACGTCGCCTTATACAGCTTGGCACGAGGGTTACTGGAGAGCTTCTGTGTCGAAAAGCAGTTCAAAAGCCTGCAGTGAAGGAGGTCAAAGTAGCAGCAGTAAGCGGAACGAAGAGTATCGTGTTTTAATGAGGAGAACATCAGAGGAAACACCAGAGAACACAGAATCAAGCAATGCCAAGCGAAGAAAGACCTCTCGCTGA